A single region of the Chloroflexota bacterium genome encodes:
- a CDS encoding ABC transporter ATP-binding protein, protein MLEINNVSKTYGEGSARVVALNDISMHVEDGGFLAITGPSGSGKSTLLNVIGGLEHASSGEVILDGRRIDNLSENDLVDIRRRKVAYVFQQYHLIPSLTALENVLLPLTFGGPAKADEKRAVEILQKVGLEKRVKHKPSQLSGGEQQRVAIARALVNGCSLILADEPTGNVDQKTGMEIINLFRQANEDGHTIIMVTHSPDIARRAKRIVTLRDGEMVNEVEQERCERPYEKEGKVR, encoded by the coding sequence ATGCTGGAGATCAATAACGTATCGAAAACCTATGGTGAGGGCTCCGCCAGAGTAGTAGCCCTGAATGATATCAGTATGCACGTAGAAGATGGTGGTTTCTTAGCCATTACCGGCCCCTCTGGAAGTGGGAAGTCCACCCTCCTTAACGTAATCGGTGGATTGGAACACGCCTCCAGCGGGGAGGTGATCCTGGATGGGAGACGCATCGACAACCTGAGCGAGAACGACTTGGTTGATATCAGGAGACGGAAGGTAGCCTATGTGTTTCAGCAATATCATCTGATCCCCTCCCTCACTGCCCTGGAGAATGTGCTTTTGCCCCTGACCTTCGGCGGACCAGCGAAGGCTGATGAGAAAAGGGCTGTGGAAATACTGCAAAAGGTGGGGTTGGAGAAGAGGGTGAAGCACAAACCCAGCCAATTGAGCGGTGGAGAGCAGCAAAGGGTGGCCATCGCCAGAGCTCTGGTCAACGGTTGCTCGCTTATCCTGGCAGACGAGCCTACCGGCAACGTGGACCAGAAAACGGGGATGGAAATCATAAATCTCTTTCGGCAGGCGAATGAAGATGGGCATACCATCATCATGGTCACCCACAGCCCTGACATAGCCAGACGGGCCAAAAGAATCGTGACATTGCGTGATGGAGAGATGGTAAATGAAGTGGAACAGGAAAGATGTGAAAGACCATACGAAAAGGAGGGAAAAGTGAGATGA
- a CDS encoding ABC transporter permease encodes MRLLQVVAKDTLRRRRRVLYTALGVAVGVAAVVAVLTVARSGEQRIYSEIDKYGANMTVMPAINDVDLKLGDLRLGSLAVGENYIAEDKLPEIRQIADGAIRNALDIQDNGDIATIAPKLYMNTIVKGTSIMVVGFNPEQERLIKSWWEMSGGRYPEQQNEAILGTRASSILGVDPGDSIAINGQDVTIVGILGETGSQDDYQIFAPLKTVQQAFGKEGLISSMDIRALCSACPVESIADSINKTIPGVRAVAVRQIAETEMNLVGKINRFMLALAGITLVVGGFGVVNTMMASVHERIKDIGIMKAVGASRKQIVSMFIYEAIAVGVVGGIIGYIAGTLLSYVLGPLIFDGLAVSYAPQYLLPALGLAILVTIVASVYPALRASHIRVADSLRSL; translated from the coding sequence ATGAGATTACTCCAGGTAGTGGCTAAGGACACCTTGCGCAGAAGGCGGCGGGTTTTATATACGGCTCTGGGCGTGGCTGTCGGCGTGGCAGCAGTGGTGGCCGTGTTGACGGTGGCCCGCTCCGGTGAGCAGAGGATTTACAGTGAGATAGATAAGTACGGCGCCAACATGACAGTCATGCCAGCCATCAACGACGTCGATCTGAAGCTGGGAGATTTGAGATTGGGCAGCCTGGCTGTTGGGGAGAACTACATTGCTGAAGATAAGCTGCCTGAGATCAGACAGATTGCCGACGGAGCAATACGAAATGCGCTTGATATCCAGGACAACGGAGATATCGCCACCATTGCCCCCAAGCTCTACATGAACACAATAGTAAAGGGAACATCTATCATGGTAGTAGGCTTCAACCCGGAGCAGGAAAGGCTCATCAAGAGCTGGTGGGAAATGTCAGGAGGAAGGTATCCGGAACAGCAGAATGAAGCCATACTGGGAACCAGGGCAAGCTCCATACTGGGCGTCGATCCAGGAGACAGCATCGCTATCAACGGGCAAGATGTAACCATCGTCGGCATCCTTGGAGAGACAGGCTCGCAGGATGACTATCAGATATTCGCCCCTCTGAAAACAGTTCAGCAGGCCTTTGGGAAGGAGGGGCTGATTTCCTCGATGGACATTCGCGCCCTGTGCTCTGCCTGCCCTGTGGAGTCCATTGCCGATTCTATCAACAAGACTATCCCAGGAGTCCGTGCCGTGGCCGTAAGGCAGATAGCGGAAACTGAAATGAATCTGGTGGGAAAGATCAATCGCTTCATGCTGGCCTTAGCCGGCATTACCCTGGTGGTAGGTGGCTTCGGGGTAGTGAATACCATGATGGCCTCTGTCCACGAGCGCATCAAAGACATTGGCATTATGAAAGCAGTGGGGGCCTCACGCAAACAGATAGTGAGTATGTTTATCTACGAGGCTATCGCTGTCGGGGTGGTGGGCGGCATAATAGGGTACATAGCAGGTACATTGCTGTCATACGTGCTCGGCCCTCTCATCTTCGATGGCCTGGCTGTCAGCTATGCCCCACAGTACCTGCTGCCCGCTCTCGGTCTTGCTATTTTAGTGACTATTGTGGCCAGCGTGTACCCTGCATTGCGGGCATCTCATATCAGGGTAGCCGATTCACTGAGATCACTATAG